The following proteins are encoded in a genomic region of Myxococcota bacterium:
- a CDS encoding glycosyltransferase has translation MTAPSIAIVMPAYNAAHLLPRVLPAALGAARGATVLVVDPGSTDGTARVAEELGARVVRLPKQAGPARARNVGVANVDADVVLFIDSDCVAKPDVVDRVREAFAADPELVSLTGSYDDAPPEPNFFSQYMNLRHHITHHRANREDATFWAGCGAVRREVFLAVGGFDEQRFPRPQIEDIELGYRMREKGGARLDPDLQVTHLKRWTGRNAIYTDVVERGIPWTTLMLERGGVPNDLNLRTSQRVAAALAPLALACVAALPVALAAGAPAIAAAAAIVLATSVSLQIDLVREFARLRGPLFALRAWLFHQVHLSYSGATFVYCWLRNRL, from the coding sequence GTGACCGCACCGAGCATCGCCATCGTCATGCCCGCGTACAACGCGGCGCACCTGCTGCCGCGCGTCCTGCCGGCGGCGCTCGGCGCCGCGCGCGGGGCGACCGTGCTCGTCGTCGACCCGGGCTCGACGGACGGGACGGCGCGCGTGGCCGAGGAGCTCGGCGCGCGCGTGGTGCGCCTGCCGAAGCAGGCCGGCCCGGCCCGCGCGCGCAACGTCGGCGTCGCGAACGTCGACGCCGACGTCGTGCTCTTCATCGACTCCGACTGCGTCGCGAAGCCCGACGTCGTCGACCGCGTGCGCGAGGCCTTCGCCGCCGATCCGGAGCTCGTGAGCCTCACGGGTTCCTACGACGACGCGCCGCCCGAGCCGAACTTCTTCTCGCAGTACATGAACCTGCGCCACCACATCACGCACCACCGCGCGAACCGCGAGGACGCGACGTTCTGGGCCGGCTGCGGCGCGGTGCGACGCGAGGTGTTCCTGGCGGTGGGCGGCTTCGACGAGCAGCGCTTCCCGCGGCCGCAGATCGAGGACATCGAGCTCGGCTACCGCATGCGCGAGAAGGGCGGGGCGCGGCTCGACCCGGATCTCCAGGTCACGCACCTGAAGCGCTGGACGGGCCGCAACGCGATCTACACCGACGTCGTCGAGCGCGGGATCCCGTGGACCACGCTCATGCTCGAGCGCGGCGGCGTCCCGAACGACCTGAACCTGCGCACCTCGCAGCGCGTCGCCGCGGCGCTCGCGCCGCTCGCGCTGGCCTGCGTCGCCGCTCTCCCGGTCGCGCTCGCCGCCGGCGCGCCGGCGATCGCGGCGGCCGCCGCGATCGTGCTCGCGACCTCGGTCTCGCTCCAGATCGACCTCGTGCGCGAGTTCGCCCGCCTGCGCGGGCCGCTGTTCGCGCTGCGAGCGTGGCTGTTCCACCAGGTCCATCTCTCGTACAGCGGTGCGACCTTCGTCTATTGCTGGTTGAGGAATCGACTTTGA
- a CDS encoding glycosyltransferase, whose product MIDLGLIPAAGKGVRAYPKSSYVPKPMLEIAGVPLVQRNLEILRDAMGIREIVIIVGYLGDHIRRHLGDGSRHGVAITYVQCDEPDIGLARGIALAEPHLPRPFATILADELYLGTNHAELRAPDGDWFAVCAVKHVDDPRLIERNYSVAIAGGRIVDVEEKPQAPTSGLLGCGSYLFTPELFERIRTTPPSPRSGRVELTDVIGAVAREGPRVFPFVLEGHYINVNRVEDYHAGNYLARTLAFDRTKISIVIPAYNEEDSIGHVVADFAAHPLVHEVFVVDNSSKDATARVAAERGARVETVSLHGYGDTIKYGLDHAAGDLLVIVEADHSFRSRDLGKLVEYAKDADMAIGTRTTRQMIEQGTNMQGALRWGNVVVGKLVEALWWSQEPRFTDVGCTYRALWRSAWNDIRDEVRGVGPEFSPELMVEMLRARKRVIEVPVSYFPRLGGDSKHSKNYLHIARTALRMLRIVFEKRLGLG is encoded by the coding sequence ATGATCGATCTCGGCCTGATTCCCGCGGCGGGCAAGGGCGTGCGCGCGTATCCGAAGTCGAGCTACGTGCCGAAGCCCATGCTCGAGATCGCGGGCGTGCCGCTCGTGCAGCGCAACCTCGAGATCCTGCGCGACGCGATGGGCATCCGCGAGATCGTGATCATCGTCGGCTACCTCGGCGATCACATCCGGCGGCACCTCGGCGACGGGAGCCGCCACGGCGTCGCGATCACCTACGTCCAGTGCGACGAGCCCGACATCGGCCTCGCGCGCGGCATCGCGCTCGCGGAGCCCCACCTCCCGCGCCCCTTCGCGACGATCCTCGCCGACGAGCTCTACCTCGGGACGAACCACGCCGAGCTGCGCGCGCCCGACGGCGACTGGTTCGCCGTGTGCGCGGTGAAGCACGTCGACGACCCGCGGCTGATCGAGCGCAACTACTCGGTCGCGATCGCCGGCGGGCGCATCGTCGACGTCGAGGAGAAGCCGCAGGCGCCGACGAGCGGCCTGCTCGGCTGCGGCAGCTACCTGTTCACGCCGGAGCTCTTCGAGCGCATCCGCACGACGCCGCCGAGCCCGCGCAGCGGGCGCGTCGAGCTGACGGACGTGATCGGCGCCGTCGCGCGCGAGGGCCCGCGCGTGTTCCCGTTCGTGCTCGAGGGGCACTACATCAACGTCAACCGCGTCGAGGACTACCACGCGGGCAACTACCTCGCGCGCACGCTCGCCTTCGACCGCACGAAGATCAGCATCGTGATCCCCGCGTACAACGAGGAGGACTCGATCGGCCACGTGGTCGCCGACTTCGCCGCGCACCCGCTCGTCCACGAGGTCTTCGTCGTCGACAACTCGTCGAAGGACGCGACCGCGCGCGTGGCGGCCGAGCGCGGCGCGCGCGTCGAGACCGTCTCGCTCCACGGCTACGGCGACACGATCAAGTACGGCCTCGACCACGCGGCCGGCGACCTGCTCGTGATCGTCGAGGCCGACCACTCGTTCCGCTCGCGCGACCTCGGCAAGCTCGTCGAGTACGCGAAGGACGCCGACATGGCGATCGGCACCCGCACGACGCGGCAGATGATCGAGCAGGGCACCAACATGCAGGGCGCGCTGCGCTGGGGGAACGTCGTCGTCGGCAAGCTCGTCGAGGCGCTGTGGTGGAGCCAGGAGCCGCGCTTCACGGACGTGGGCTGCACGTACCGCGCGCTCTGGCGCTCGGCCTGGAACGACATCCGCGACGAGGTGCGCGGCGTCGGGCCCGAGTTCTCGCCGGAGCTGATGGTCGAGATGCTGCGCGCGCGCAAGCGCGTGATCGAGGTGCCGGTGAGCTACTTCCCGCGGCTCGGCGGCGACTCGAAGCACTCGAAGAACTACCTCCACATCGCGCGCACCGCGCTGCGCATGCTCAGGATCGTCTTCGAGAAGCGCCTCGGCCTCGGCTAG
- a CDS encoding PepSY-associated TM helix domain-containing protein encodes MSRAKLYRLVRDVHAVAGLALAATLALYAVTGFAIVHGDRLPNASHAERERVEIGFDARELATAGALRALAARAVDALRLEGRVATALERDGRVLVVRVERPASVATLRLDADSGEASLERRAHGLQQTLGNVHQLHGARGGVAHAIWAAWVDATGIALLAFAASGVALWAWTRADRLGLALLAGSTLSCVAAIATLWLAR; translated from the coding sequence GTGAGCCGGGCGAAGCTCTACCGCCTCGTCCGCGACGTGCACGCGGTGGCCGGCCTCGCGCTCGCCGCCACGCTCGCCCTCTACGCGGTGACGGGCTTCGCGATCGTGCACGGCGACCGGCTCCCGAACGCGTCGCACGCCGAGCGGGAACGCGTCGAGATCGGCTTCGACGCGCGCGAGCTCGCGACCGCCGGCGCGCTCCGCGCGCTCGCGGCGCGCGCCGTCGACGCGCTCCGCCTCGAGGGCCGCGTCGCGACCGCGCTCGAACGCGACGGCCGCGTGCTCGTCGTGCGCGTCGAGCGCCCGGCCTCCGTCGCCACGCTCCGCCTCGACGCCGACTCCGGCGAGGCGTCGCTCGAGCGCCGCGCGCACGGGCTGCAGCAGACGCTCGGCAACGTGCACCAGCTGCACGGCGCGCGCGGCGGCGTCGCCCACGCGATCTGGGCCGCCTGGGTCGACGCGACGGGCATCGCGCTGCTCGCGTTCGCGGCGAGCGGCGTCGCGCTCTGGGCGTGGACGCGCGCGGACCGCCTCGGCCTCGCGCTGCTCGCGGGCAGCACGCTCTCCTGCGTCGCCGCGATCGCGACGCTCTGGCTGGCTCGTTAG
- a CDS encoding DUF2298 domain-containing protein: MSASEREARRAVLWTAASAALLCAVIAALHRASPRTAISAHGMLHAALLERVLAHPGELPPENPFFAGEPVLYYWVFHALGAAIAAVTGLDPLRSLELLVMAGAVALFAGCAAFARSLFGRAAAGPWVALLVLAGAKPFAAEIVAWRRLRGGPAVLEGEYLWGLVHPVMRAMRLFDPYSLWGPLLNFFYNVTSRPLAIASLVLVVVALRAVLARGGAARAAGLALATAACSSFSMLFGASTTGALGGALVALAGSAYWRSRRASGGAAPAGEPAAAPLGASLVARAPLALGAIAAGFALSVPTFANILGGGAGGGLAAATPGEMKDALLAMAESALVTLPLAVVATRGASGDRRDFLALLVLASLVYMAGAAVVSLPMGSQNNFFQAALVPLGMAASGALVDAEGRVAARRALLVAALFVPTALLITAAYAGRPPVPLASEHGELRRLPPGAPLPSLYAWLRESAAPDAVVVVDPGPPIRAMSGNTNELPAMTGRSLFTLRASHYIVSDHADVARRVAIARALVAGAPLGDDDARYVAALGREVYVLLDGHGATSDPATRAAADAAYGAPAFEAGPIALYRWPRAAGPPAGAEGARP; encoded by the coding sequence ATGTCCGCGAGCGAGCGCGAGGCACGTCGCGCCGTCCTGTGGACGGCGGCTTCGGCCGCCCTGCTGTGCGCGGTGATCGCCGCGCTGCACCGCGCGAGCCCGCGCACGGCCATCTCCGCGCACGGCATGCTGCACGCCGCGCTGCTCGAGCGCGTGCTCGCCCACCCCGGCGAGCTCCCGCCCGAGAATCCGTTCTTCGCGGGCGAGCCCGTCCTCTACTACTGGGTCTTCCACGCGCTCGGCGCGGCGATCGCCGCCGTCACCGGGCTCGACCCGCTGCGCAGCCTCGAGCTGCTCGTGATGGCGGGCGCCGTCGCGCTCTTCGCGGGCTGCGCCGCGTTCGCGCGCTCGCTCTTCGGGCGCGCGGCCGCCGGGCCCTGGGTCGCGCTGCTCGTGCTCGCGGGTGCGAAGCCGTTCGCGGCCGAGATCGTCGCGTGGCGACGCCTGCGCGGCGGCCCGGCCGTGCTCGAGGGCGAGTACCTATGGGGCCTCGTGCATCCGGTGATGCGCGCGATGCGCCTGTTCGACCCCTACTCGCTCTGGGGCCCGCTGCTCAACTTCTTCTACAACGTGACGTCGCGACCCCTCGCGATCGCGAGCCTCGTGCTCGTCGTCGTCGCCCTGCGCGCGGTGCTCGCGCGCGGCGGCGCCGCGCGGGCGGCGGGCCTCGCGCTCGCCACCGCCGCGTGCTCGTCCTTCAGCATGCTCTTCGGCGCGAGCACGACGGGGGCGCTCGGCGGCGCGCTCGTCGCTCTCGCTGGAAGCGCGTACTGGCGCTCGCGGCGCGCGAGCGGGGGCGCGGCACCGGCCGGCGAGCCGGCCGCCGCGCCGCTCGGCGCATCGCTCGTGGCGCGCGCGCCGCTCGCGCTCGGCGCGATCGCGGCGGGCTTCGCGCTCTCGGTGCCGACGTTCGCGAACATCCTCGGCGGCGGCGCGGGCGGCGGGCTCGCGGCCGCCACGCCCGGCGAGATGAAGGACGCGCTCCTCGCCATGGCGGAGTCGGCGCTCGTGACGCTGCCGCTCGCCGTCGTCGCGACGCGCGGCGCGTCGGGCGACCGGCGCGACTTCCTCGCGCTGCTCGTGCTCGCGTCGCTCGTCTACATGGCGGGCGCCGCGGTCGTCTCGCTCCCGATGGGCAGCCAGAACAACTTCTTCCAGGCCGCGCTCGTTCCGCTCGGAATGGCCGCCAGCGGAGCGCTCGTCGACGCCGAGGGGCGCGTCGCCGCGCGGCGCGCGCTGCTCGTCGCCGCGCTCTTCGTGCCGACGGCACTCCTGATCACGGCCGCCTATGCGGGCCGTCCTCCCGTGCCGCTCGCGAGCGAGCACGGCGAGCTGCGCCGCCTGCCGCCCGGCGCTCCGCTCCCGAGCCTCTACGCGTGGCTCCGCGAGAGCGCGGCGCCGGACGCGGTCGTCGTCGTCGACCCCGGGCCGCCGATTCGCGCGATGTCGGGCAACACGAACGAGCTCCCCGCGATGACCGGGCGCTCGCTCTTCACGCTGCGCGCCTCGCACTACATCGTGTCGGACCACGCGGACGTCGCGCGGCGCGTGGCGATCGCGCGCGCGCTCGTCGCGGGGGCCCCGCTCGGCGACGACGACGCGCGCTACGTCGCGGCGCTCGGCCGCGAGGTGTACGTGCTGCTCGACGGACACGGCGCGACGAGCGACCCCGCGACGCGGGCCGCGGCCGACGCCGCCTACGGCGCACCGGCGTTCGAGGCCGGGCCGATCGCGCTCTATCGCTGGCCGCGCGCCGCCGGCCCGCCGGCCGGCGCCGAGGGAGCACGGCCGTGA
- a CDS encoding FAD-dependent oxidoreductase, with translation MTEPKHNIEHVVVLGGGPAGLAAGHELSARGMKVTVLERAPWVGGLSLTWERDGFRFDLGGHRWFTKKDWLDQWFRELMKGELVDVHRISRIYFDRKYFDYPVAIKNVLLTAGLFTSIHAVFSYGLQILKERFRREEPENIEEAYVAQFGPKLYQMFFKRYTEKVWGRDCTLLSADWVTQRTKGLSIWETLKNALIPQNVRTVDKKVESLVDTFLYPRFGYQRISERMREDIEADGNEVRLHANVKSVRIDGGKVTVGYVDRETNEVREVVCDHIVSTIPLGHLVQIVEPGAPSHVIDAAKGLEFRSVITANIMLRKEQVTKDTWLYVHDEKVGFARIHEPKNWSVDMCPPGTTSICAEWFCTKGDAMWEMDDQEIVDRTVGHLADDLGFISRDEVIGGFALRAHHAYPVYTLDYNDRVGAIKGFLRQHEEYISIAGRGGTFRYNNADHSIETGLLVAQNIMGEDHDIEAVNADKEYHEEKRLDGDRR, from the coding sequence ATGACGGAACCCAAGCACAACATCGAACACGTCGTCGTCCTCGGAGGCGGGCCGGCGGGCCTGGCCGCCGGACACGAGCTGTCGGCGCGCGGCATGAAGGTGACCGTGCTCGAGCGCGCGCCCTGGGTCGGCGGCCTGTCGCTGACGTGGGAGCGGGACGGCTTCCGCTTCGACCTCGGCGGCCACCGCTGGTTCACGAAGAAGGACTGGCTCGACCAGTGGTTCCGCGAGCTCATGAAGGGCGAGCTCGTCGACGTGCACCGCATCAGCCGGATCTACTTCGACCGGAAGTACTTCGACTACCCGGTCGCGATCAAGAACGTGCTGCTGACGGCCGGGCTCTTCACGAGCATCCACGCCGTCTTCTCGTACGGCCTGCAGATCCTGAAGGAGCGCTTCCGGCGCGAGGAGCCGGAGAACATCGAGGAGGCCTACGTCGCGCAGTTCGGGCCGAAGCTCTACCAGATGTTCTTCAAGCGCTACACGGAGAAGGTCTGGGGCCGCGACTGCACGCTGCTCTCGGCCGACTGGGTCACGCAGCGCACGAAGGGCCTCTCGATCTGGGAGACGCTCAAGAACGCGCTGATCCCGCAGAACGTGCGCACCGTCGACAAGAAGGTGGAGAGCCTCGTCGACACCTTCCTGTATCCGCGCTTCGGCTACCAGCGCATCTCCGAGCGCATGCGCGAGGACATCGAGGCCGACGGCAACGAGGTGCGCCTCCACGCGAACGTGAAGAGCGTGAGGATCGACGGCGGCAAGGTGACCGTCGGCTACGTCGACCGCGAGACGAACGAGGTGCGCGAGGTGGTGTGCGACCACATCGTCTCGACCATCCCGCTCGGCCATCTCGTGCAGATCGTCGAGCCCGGCGCGCCGTCGCACGTGATCGACGCGGCCAAGGGCCTCGAGTTCCGCAGCGTGATCACGGCCAACATCATGCTGCGCAAGGAGCAGGTCACGAAGGACACCTGGCTCTACGTGCACGACGAGAAGGTCGGCTTCGCGCGCATCCACGAGCCGAAGAACTGGAGCGTCGACATGTGCCCGCCCGGCACGACGTCGATCTGCGCCGAGTGGTTCTGCACGAAGGGCGACGCGATGTGGGAGATGGACGACCAGGAGATCGTCGACCGCACGGTCGGGCACCTGGCCGACGACCTCGGCTTCATCTCGCGCGACGAGGTGATCGGCGGCTTCGCGCTGCGCGCCCACCACGCCTACCCGGTGTACACGCTCGACTACAACGATCGCGTCGGGGCCATCAAGGGCTTCCTGCGCCAGCACGAGGAGTACATCTCGATCGCGGGTCGCGGCGGCACGTTCCGCTACAACAACGCCGACCACTCGATCGAGACCGGCCTGCTCGTCGCGCAGAACATCATGGGCGAGGATCACGACATCGAGGCCGTGAACGCCGACAAGGAATACCACGAGGAGAAGCGTCTCGATGGCGACCGACGTTAA
- a CDS encoding sulfatase, with the protein MSDPIDGGTARPDARDAACACASAVAVAACALGLADVALRGRALEPESAAATVLLWAAIAALPALAAGAGAAVLGLALRRRASLSLVAATCTAAGIALAALALASMRAIGTGEAAAGIAAALLALALLPPRPQWMLRAPALAALVLLAAPIAAAGLAVARGGGSAPASTTDPRASAAPARATAAGAKARPNVALIVLDTLRADHLGAYGDARALSPAFDRLAAGGTLFERCYAPAPWTVPSHASLFTGLYPTAHGATFEQHRWLDDRFTTLAEALVAAGYRTAGFAANGHVALANLAQGFETYREIAAPYERLALRRILERVGAPARFTDQGAEQGVVEIDRYLRARDARGDEAPLFLFVNLLEPHWRYLPPARARAAHLPDGVGYLEATLFSSGFYGPLWMARTRAPAPRELAALRGLYAAEVAYQDVRLGHIVASIDRHLGPDTLLVVTADHGENLGEAGRFDHVFAINDHLVHVPMLLRGAGVAAGARDDGPCQLVDVPATVADAVGGLALEPGQSGQSLLPGRTRPRRLAFVEGDPYYGHLERMSVHAGLEADVARFTARLRAAHDGRFKYLVSSRAAPVLYDTQVDPDETRDVGDAHPDVRDALARALDAWLAAQPAYSIEAHLRAAARNGEARGASDEDATFERLRELGYVE; encoded by the coding sequence GTGAGCGACCCGATCGACGGCGGCACCGCGCGGCCGGACGCGCGCGACGCGGCGTGTGCCTGCGCGAGCGCGGTCGCCGTCGCGGCGTGCGCGCTCGGGCTCGCCGACGTCGCGCTGCGCGGACGCGCGCTCGAGCCCGAGAGCGCCGCAGCGACGGTCCTGCTGTGGGCCGCGATCGCCGCGCTCCCTGCACTCGCCGCGGGCGCCGGCGCGGCGGTGCTCGGCCTCGCGCTGCGGCGCCGCGCGTCGCTCTCGCTCGTCGCCGCGACGTGCACCGCCGCGGGCATCGCACTCGCGGCGCTCGCCCTCGCGTCGATGCGCGCGATCGGCACCGGCGAGGCGGCGGCGGGCATCGCCGCGGCGCTGCTCGCGCTCGCCCTGCTCCCGCCGCGACCGCAGTGGATGCTGCGCGCGCCCGCGCTCGCCGCGCTCGTCCTCCTCGCCGCGCCGATCGCCGCCGCCGGTCTCGCCGTCGCGCGCGGCGGCGGCAGCGCACCCGCATCGACGACCGACCCGCGGGCCTCCGCGGCGCCCGCGCGCGCGACGGCGGCCGGCGCGAAGGCGCGGCCGAACGTCGCGCTGATCGTGCTCGACACGCTGCGCGCCGATCACCTCGGCGCCTACGGCGACGCGCGCGCGCTGAGCCCCGCCTTCGATCGGCTGGCCGCCGGCGGGACGCTGTTCGAGCGATGTTATGCGCCGGCGCCGTGGACCGTCCCCTCGCACGCGTCGCTCTTCACCGGCCTCTACCCGACCGCGCACGGCGCGACCTTCGAGCAGCACCGATGGCTCGACGACCGCTTCACGACGCTCGCCGAGGCGCTCGTCGCCGCCGGCTATCGCACGGCCGGCTTCGCGGCCAACGGCCACGTCGCCCTCGCGAACCTCGCGCAGGGGTTCGAGACCTATCGCGAGATCGCCGCCCCCTACGAGCGGCTCGCGCTGCGGCGCATCCTCGAGCGCGTCGGCGCGCCCGCGCGCTTCACGGACCAGGGCGCCGAGCAGGGCGTCGTCGAGATCGACCGGTACCTGCGCGCGCGCGACGCGCGCGGCGACGAGGCACCGCTCTTCCTGTTCGTGAACCTGCTCGAGCCGCACTGGCGCTACCTGCCGCCCGCGCGCGCACGCGCCGCCCACCTGCCCGACGGCGTCGGCTACCTCGAGGCGACGCTCTTCTCGAGCGGCTTCTACGGCCCGCTCTGGATGGCCCGCACGCGCGCGCCCGCTCCGCGCGAGCTCGCCGCGCTGCGCGGCCTCTACGCGGCGGAGGTCGCCTACCAGGACGTGCGCCTCGGGCACATCGTCGCGTCGATCGATCGCCACCTCGGCCCCGACACGCTGCTCGTCGTCACGGCCGACCACGGCGAGAACCTCGGCGAGGCCGGCCGCTTCGACCACGTGTTCGCGATCAACGACCACCTCGTGCACGTGCCCATGCTGCTGCGCGGGGCGGGGGTCGCCGCGGGCGCGCGCGACGACGGCCCGTGCCAGCTCGTCGACGTGCCGGCCACCGTCGCCGACGCGGTCGGCGGGCTCGCGCTCGAGCCCGGGCAGTCGGGGCAGAGCCTGCTTCCCGGCCGCACGCGCCCGCGCCGCCTCGCGTTCGTCGAGGGCGACCCGTACTACGGCCACCTCGAACGCATGAGCGTCCACGCCGGCCTCGAGGCGGACGTCGCGCGCTTCACCGCGCGGCTGCGCGCCGCGCACGACGGTCGCTTCAAGTACCTCGTCTCGTCGCGCGCGGCGCCCGTCCTCTACGACACGCAGGTAGACCCCGACGAGACGCGGGACGTCGGCGACGCGCATCCCGACGTGCGCGACGCGCTCGCGCGCGCGCTCGACGCGTGGCTCGCCGCGCAGCCGGCCTACTCGATCGAGGCGCACCTGCGCGCGGCGGCGCGCAATGGCGAGGCGCGCGGCGCGAGCGACGAGGACGCGACCTTCGAACGCCTGCGCGAGCTCGGCTACGTCGAATGA
- a CDS encoding glycosyltransferase: MSAIGSDAPLLSVIVTCTTAGDHVDRCLDALRAQRGAPAFEVIVPVDPSLPDVERWRAKYPEVAFPVLAAEGLAEASDPGLRHLAYDRRRATGLAAARGALLALTEDHARPAPDWCARIADAHARLPHAAIGGAIDNASPQPLAWAVYFGDFGRYQSPLPEGPADYVSDVNVSYKRAPLEAVADAWRGAYHETAVHGALRARGEVLWREPSIVVVQERGRLRLAPCLRERFAWGRLYAGKRAHEVGPARRLALALLSPLLPPLLLFRQVRTAWQRGRHRAAFARALPWLAVLLVAWSAGEVAGLWTGRPTSARPPADADERVREPRA; this comes from the coding sequence ATGAGCGCCATCGGATCCGACGCGCCGCTGCTCTCGGTGATCGTCACGTGCACGACGGCGGGCGACCACGTCGATCGCTGCCTCGACGCGCTGCGCGCCCAGCGCGGCGCACCCGCGTTCGAGGTGATCGTCCCGGTCGACCCGTCCCTTCCCGACGTCGAGCGCTGGCGCGCGAAGTACCCGGAGGTCGCGTTCCCGGTGCTCGCCGCGGAGGGGCTCGCCGAGGCGAGCGACCCGGGCCTGCGCCACCTCGCCTACGACCGCCGCCGCGCGACCGGCCTGGCCGCGGCGCGCGGCGCGCTGCTCGCGCTCACCGAGGACCACGCGCGCCCGGCGCCCGACTGGTGCGCGCGCATCGCCGACGCGCACGCGCGCCTCCCGCACGCCGCGATCGGCGGCGCGATCGACAACGCGAGCCCGCAGCCGCTCGCGTGGGCCGTCTACTTCGGCGACTTCGGGCGCTACCAGAGCCCGCTGCCCGAAGGCCCGGCCGACTACGTGTCCGACGTGAACGTGTCCTACAAGCGCGCGCCGCTCGAGGCCGTCGCCGACGCCTGGCGCGGCGCCTATCACGAGACCGCCGTGCACGGCGCGCTGCGCGCGCGCGGCGAAGTGCTGTGGCGCGAGCCCTCGATCGTGGTCGTGCAGGAGCGAGGGCGGCTGCGACTCGCGCCGTGCCTGCGCGAGCGCTTCGCCTGGGGGCGCCTCTACGCCGGAAAGCGCGCGCACGAGGTCGGGCCCGCGCGGCGCCTCGCGCTCGCCCTGCTCTCCCCGCTGCTCCCGCCGCTCCTGCTCTTCCGCCAGGTGCGCACGGCCTGGCAGCGCGGACGCCACCGCGCCGCATTCGCCCGCGCGCTCCCGTGGCTCGCCGTCCTGCTCGTCGCGTGGAGCGCGGGCGAGGTCGCGGGGCTGTGGACGGGGCGTCCGACGTCCGCGCGCCCGCCCGCCGACGCCGACGAGCGCGTCCGAGAGCCGCGCGCGTGA
- a CDS encoding PepSY-associated TM helix domain-containing protein, protein MKPRTRRLWLDAHLYLGLLCAPYFALYGVTAIAFNHGWRGAETSAEWSAPLPAPLAANAAPAARAAAARDALGLAGHTPPWTAHASADGALAFQVNRPGRRYAVRVAPDGREARVVETRASLLAVARGLHGATSFPGMGWTRAWALYTDVSTAAMALAVVSGAVLHWPRRARLRAGLAGAVLGLLSLVALWSALW, encoded by the coding sequence GTGAAGCCCCGCACACGCCGGCTCTGGCTCGACGCCCATCTCTACCTCGGCCTCCTCTGCGCGCCGTACTTCGCGCTCTACGGCGTCACGGCCATCGCGTTCAACCACGGCTGGCGCGGCGCGGAGACGAGCGCCGAGTGGAGCGCGCCCCTGCCCGCGCCGCTCGCCGCGAACGCCGCCCCCGCGGCGCGCGCCGCGGCCGCGCGCGACGCGCTCGGGCTCGCGGGCCACACGCCGCCGTGGACGGCGCACGCGAGCGCGGACGGCGCGCTCGCCTTCCAGGTGAACCGGCCCGGGCGACGTTATGCGGTGCGCGTCGCACCGGACGGACGCGAGGCCCGCGTCGTCGAGACGCGCGCATCGCTGCTCGCGGTGGCGCGCGGCCTCCACGGCGCGACGTCCTTCCCCGGCATGGGATGGACGCGGGCGTGGGCGCTCTACACGGACGTGTCGACGGCCGCGATGGCGCTCGCGGTCGTGAGCGGCGCCGTCCTCCACTGGCCGCGCCGCGCGCGGCTGCGCGCCGGGCTCGCGGGCGCAGTGCTCGGGCTGCTCTCCCTCGTCGCGCTCTGGAGCGCGCTGTGGTGA
- a CDS encoding 4'-phosphopantetheinyl transferase superfamily protein, translating to MVVESLRGALASARRHDERPGAVDVFRIPLARVAGRHVALLDARERARAERRERAAGGGAAFASRAALRLVVAHWLGAGADAASLALEEDGYGRPCLAGRAACDVDFNLSHSRGLALVAVARGVRIGVDLERVDPRRDVARLAARVLAADEQRALAEQCGAAATRAFHLAWSAKEAFAKASGAGLRVPPRRHAVQWAPDGAGRIALAPASADGVPSVGGGATHTDGTASAASGPNAESGVDVEGAAVRAARDASRAVLRELELPDGFVGAICALGAVERVRAFDAEALVA from the coding sequence ATGGTGGTCGAGAGCCTGCGCGGTGCGCTCGCGAGCGCGCGCCGTCACGACGAGCGCCCGGGAGCGGTCGACGTCTTCCGCATCCCGCTCGCGCGCGTCGCCGGCCGCCACGTGGCACTGCTCGACGCGCGCGAGCGCGCGCGGGCCGAGCGGCGCGAGCGCGCCGCGGGCGGCGGCGCGGCCTTCGCGTCGCGCGCCGCGCTGCGCCTCGTCGTCGCGCACTGGCTCGGCGCGGGTGCCGACGCCGCGTCGCTCGCGCTCGAGGAGGACGGGTACGGCCGCCCGTGCCTCGCGGGCCGCGCGGCGTGCGACGTCGACTTCAATCTGAGCCATTCGCGCGGGCTCGCGCTCGTCGCCGTCGCGCGCGGCGTGCGCATCGGCGTCGACCTCGAGCGCGTCGATCCGCGACGCGACGTGGCGCGCCTCGCGGCGCGCGTGCTCGCGGCCGACGAGCAGCGCGCGCTCGCGGAGCAGTGCGGCGCGGCGGCGACGCGCGCGTTCCATCTCGCGTGGAGCGCGAAGGAGGCGTTCGCGAAGGCGAGCGGCGCGGGCCTTCGCGTTCCGCCGCGCCGGCACGCAGTGCAGTGGGCGCCGGACGGCGCGGGGCGCATCGCGCTCGCGCCCGCATCGGCGGACGGCGTGCCCTCGGTCGGCGGTGGCGCGACGCACACCGACGGCACCGCGAGCGCGGCGAGCGGGCCGAACGCGGAGAGCGGCGTCGATGTGGAGGGCGCGGCCGTGCGCGCCGCGCGGGATGCGTCGCGCGCCGTGCTGCGCGAGCTCGAGCTGCCCGACGGCTTCGTCGGCGCGATCTGTGCGCTCGGCGCGGTCGAGCGCGTGCGCGCCTTCGATGCGGAGGCGCTCGTCGCGTGA